The following coding sequences lie in one Candidatus Bathyarchaeia archaeon genomic window:
- a CDS encoding radical SAM protein, protein MRKSSIKEKVDDLWKGIHEAREISWQIFGRKMYFYVPGFTYYRYFKSSPTAFPSISITGSFCSLNCDHCGGKILRTMISATTPSRLIEVCSSLKRNGAIGCLISGGCLPNGSVPIERFIDAISEVKRKLGLTIVMHTGLIDFETARRLKEAGVDAVSVDIIGSEETVREIYHLNASLDKYAETLKALKQSGIPFTPHVLVGLHYGEIRGEIKAVEMISKYEPSALIIIVFFPIRGTRMESVSPPSPETVAEIILRARFLMPNVPIALGCARPKGAHRSVTDVLAIESGVNAIAFPSIEAIERAKLLGLETKFSQTCCSQIHRDARAP, encoded by the coding sequence TTGAGGAAATCGTCGATTAAGGAAAAAGTTGACGATCTCTGGAAGGGTATCCATGAAGCGAGGGAAATTAGCTGGCAAATATTTGGGAGAAAAATGTACTTTTATGTGCCGGGCTTCACGTATTATAGGTATTTTAAGTCTTCTCCGACGGCTTTTCCATCGATATCGATTACAGGCTCCTTCTGCTCTCTAAATTGTGATCATTGCGGCGGAAAAATTCTCAGAACTATGATATCGGCCACGACACCAAGCAGGTTGATAGAGGTCTGCTCTAGTCTGAAAAGGAACGGCGCGATAGGTTGCTTGATTAGCGGGGGCTGTTTGCCTAATGGCTCTGTCCCCATAGAAAGATTTATCGACGCTATATCTGAAGTTAAGAGGAAACTAGGATTAACTATCGTGATGCATACCGGTCTGATAGACTTTGAAACCGCTAGAAGACTTAAGGAAGCTGGCGTAGATGCAGTATCAGTTGACATAATTGGCTCAGAGGAGACCGTTAGGGAAATATATCATCTCAATGCTTCGCTCGATAAGTACGCTGAAACTCTTAAAGCCTTAAAGCAGTCTGGAATACCGTTCACCCCGCATGTTCTTGTCGGGCTACATTACGGTGAAATACGGGGAGAGATCAAAGCCGTAGAAATGATTTCAAAGTATGAGCCATCAGCCTTAATCATAATAGTGTTCTTCCCGATCAGAGGAACGAGAATGGAGTCCGTTAGCCCACCATCGCCAGAAACAGTAGCAGAGATTATTTTGAGAGCCCGTTTCCTAATGCCTAACGTGCCAATCGCGCTTGGGTGTGCGAGACCTAAGGGGGCTCATAGATCCGTAACCGACGTATTAGCCATCGAATCCGGCGTTAACGCCATAGCTTTCCCAAGCATCGAAGCTATAGAGAGAGCGAAACTCTTAGGTCTAGAGACAAAGTTTTCTCAAACCTGCTGCTCCCAAATACACAGAGACGCTAGAGCGCCCTAA
- a CDS encoding glutamate-5-semialdehyde dehydrogenase has protein sequence MMDDESIRSLILDICRRAREASYILANLSTETKNNALNNMADALEEHADEILEANRIDVEASRAKGVKESLLDRLILNKSRISKMAQCLREVADLPDPVGEIIKTWIRPNGLIIGQIRVPLGVIAVIYESRPDVTSDAAGICLKSGNAVILRGGSDAINSNIVIGGVLSEAAMKSGIPEGAIQVVPITDRRAALELMKMRDYVDALIPRGGAELIKAVIENAKVPVIETGTGNCHIYVESDADQDMAIKIVINAKCQRPGTCNAVEKLLVHRDIALEFLPKIVSALRAHGVEVRGCEETRKIVPDVKPATEEDWYTEYLDLIIGVKVVSGIDEAIAHINKYGTKHSDAIITSDFSKALRFIKNVDSAAVYWNASTRFTDGNQYGLGAEIGISTQKLHARGPMSVQHLTTIKYFILGRGHIRE, from the coding sequence ATGATGGATGATGAAAGCATAAGGAGTTTAATTCTGGACATATGTAGAAGGGCGAGGGAAGCCTCATATATTCTCGCCAACCTATCAACTGAGACCAAGAATAATGCATTAAACAACATGGCTGATGCCTTAGAGGAGCATGCTGATGAGATTCTTGAAGCTAACAGGATTGATGTTGAGGCATCTAGGGCGAAAGGTGTTAAAGAATCGTTGCTCGACAGGTTAATTTTAAATAAATCGAGGATTTCGAAGATGGCGCAGTGCCTAAGGGAGGTTGCCGATCTCCCGGATCCGGTTGGAGAAATAATTAAAACATGGATTAGACCAAATGGGCTAATAATCGGTCAAATAAGGGTCCCGCTAGGCGTGATCGCTGTGATCTACGAGTCGCGGCCAGACGTCACTTCAGACGCAGCTGGCATATGCTTAAAATCCGGCAACGCCGTCATATTGAGGGGTGGATCTGACGCCATAAACTCTAACATTGTCATTGGAGGGGTTTTAAGCGAAGCTGCCATGAAATCAGGAATACCTGAAGGCGCGATACAGGTTGTCCCAATAACGGATAGAAGAGCCGCCCTAGAGCTCATGAAGATGAGAGATTACGTTGACGCCCTTATACCAAGGGGTGGAGCCGAACTTATCAAAGCGGTAATAGAGAACGCTAAGGTTCCAGTCATTGAAACTGGAACGGGCAACTGTCACATATATGTTGAAAGTGACGCGGATCAGGACATGGCTATAAAAATAGTGATAAATGCTAAGTGTCAGAGGCCTGGAACATGCAATGCGGTTGAGAAGTTACTGGTTCATAGGGACATCGCGCTAGAATTTCTTCCAAAGATTGTAAGCGCCTTAAGGGCTCACGGTGTCGAGGTTAGGGGATGCGAGGAGACGAGGAAAATCGTACCTGATGTTAAGCCAGCTACTGAAGAGGACTGGTATACAGAGTACTTAGATTTAATAATCGGCGTAAAGGTTGTCAGCGGAATAGATGAAGCCATAGCGCACATAAACAAGTATGGGACTAAGCATTCGGACGCCATAATAACTTCAGACTTCAGCAAAGCGCTGCGCTTCATTAAGAATGTGGATTCAGCGGCCGTTTACTGGAACGCTTCAACGCGCTTCACGGATGGAAACCAGTATGGACTTGGAGCTGAAATAGGCATAAGCACCCAAAAACTGCATGCCCGCGGACCCATGAGCGTACAGCATCTAACAACGATTAAATACTTCATTCTTGGACGCGGGCACATAAGAGAGTAG
- the proB gene encoding glutamate 5-kinase has translation MKKLIVVKVGTSSVTKKDGSLDLDALRELADQIATAVKRGFQIILVTSGAIASGIAELGVKPKPNDIVFKQSCAAVGQAILMEHYRQLFKRHNLRVAQVLLTKEDLANRVSYIHICNVLDRLLSLGVVPIINENDVTSVDEIMPVMKGYKVNFSDNDILSVLIGNAVQADLIVILSDVDGLYDANPSKKKDARVIPLVERITPELKMAAEGKSALGRGGMKTKLEAAEIAMQSGIPLVVANSRRKNVLIDILDGKDVGTHFKPLGGRMPGIKSWIAYGAGAKGQIKVNEGAKQAILRGASLLAVGIEDVSGQFKIGDVVSIVGPDEKEFARGITNYSSDEINLIKGLKTSQIKRVLGYIRRKEIIVRKLMYVFSEAD, from the coding sequence ATGAAAAAACTTATTGTTGTCAAGGTTGGCACAAGCAGCGTCACTAAAAAAGACGGAAGTTTAGACCTTGACGCCCTACGTGAACTTGCTGACCAAATAGCTACGGCTGTTAAAAGGGGATTTCAAATAATTCTTGTAACTTCTGGGGCTATTGCATCCGGGATCGCCGAGCTAGGTGTGAAGCCTAAACCAAACGATATAGTTTTCAAGCAGTCATGCGCTGCTGTTGGCCAAGCAATTCTCATGGAGCATTATCGCCAATTATTTAAACGCCATAACTTGAGGGTTGCACAGGTTCTCTTAACAAAGGAAGATTTAGCGAATAGGGTTTCATATATACACATATGTAATGTTCTCGATAGACTGCTCAGCCTAGGGGTTGTGCCCATAATAAACGAGAACGATGTTACTTCAGTAGACGAAATAATGCCTGTTATGAAGGGCTACAAAGTCAATTTTAGCGATAACGATATATTGTCCGTTTTAATAGGTAACGCTGTTCAAGCCGATCTAATTGTGATTTTATCTGACGTTGATGGTCTTTACGACGCCAATCCGAGTAAGAAGAAAGATGCGCGGGTAATTCCTTTAGTTGAGAGAATAACGCCTGAATTAAAAATGGCTGCGGAAGGCAAAAGCGCCCTTGGTAGAGGTGGTATGAAGACAAAGCTTGAGGCTGCTGAAATAGCTATGCAGAGTGGCATACCGCTCGTAGTAGCGAATAGCCGCAGAAAAAATGTATTAATAGATATATTGGATGGAAAAGATGTGGGAACGCATTTTAAGCCGCTAGGCGGTAGAATGCCGGGTATAAAGAGTTGGATAGCCTACGGTGCGGGGGCAAAGGGGCAGATCAAAGTTAATGAGGGTGCTAAACAAGCGATTCTTAGAGGCGCGAGTTTACTGGCTGTCGGAATAGAGGATGTTTCAGGTCAATTCAAGATAGGAGACGTTGTTAGCATAGTTGGCCCAGATGAAAAAGAGTTTGCGCGCGGCATAACCAATTACTCTAGTGACGAAATAAACCTGATTAAAGGCTTAAAGACATCACAAATAAAAAGAGTTTTAGGCTACATTAGACGTAAAGAGATTATTGTTAGGAAGCTTATGTACGTGTTTAGTGAGGCGGATTAA
- a CDS encoding M67 family metallopeptidase, which yields MILRLNKKHVKLLANRAREEHPIEICGALFGLIRENEARVVKVVILKNILRSEIMFQIDPEEFLKAFLDSEEEGLQHIGFFHSHSGDIKPSVRDLKYMTLWPESIWLIVSSTDYRIAAYEFNGKNFHEIPVIIE from the coding sequence ATGATTCTCAGGTTAAACAAGAAGCACGTCAAATTACTGGCGAATAGAGCGCGGGAAGAACACCCCATAGAGATATGCGGTGCACTATTTGGATTAATCCGTGAGAATGAAGCCCGCGTGGTTAAAGTAGTTATCTTAAAAAATATTCTTAGATCAGAGATCATGTTTCAAATAGATCCTGAAGAATTCCTGAAAGCGTTTCTTGATTCAGAGGAGGAAGGTCTTCAACATATAGGTTTCTTTCACTCTCATTCTGGAGATATAAAGCCCTCGGTGAGAGATCTGAAATATATGACGCTGTGGCCCGAAAGCATATGGCTGATAGTATCCTCCACAGACTATAGAATCGCAGCTTATGAGTTTAATGGAAAAAACTTTCATGAAATCCCTGTGATAATAGAATAA
- a CDS encoding HesA/MoeB/ThiF family protein produces the protein MNYRAESETLSDEELELYSRQIALSEIGYEGQLKLKGSSVCVAGLGGLGSPTALQLAAIGVGHIRLIDQDVVELSNLHRQLLYGAKNIGYPKVEIAAKRLKELNPNVEVEPIPASISAENAEENIRGVDVVVDGLDRMAPRYAINRACQRLGIPYVFAAAIMTFGNVTTIIPGETPCLECFQGNIRDETLPMCATVGVHTSLLSVISGIEVSEAIRIILGKKPRLAGKLLYCDIGDLSFEEIEIRRVDSCPVCGLNPSGSPMPLERKLISEGHPRQGRRVFRITPRDNLNLDLDRLATIVSERGLKVKVKAELGITFFNEFGGITSVLKSGVTIIEGAKNGEEAYKSFLDLMVGELGISVQRII, from the coding sequence ATGAATTATAGGGCTGAAAGCGAGACCCTTTCAGATGAAGAGCTTGAGCTCTACTCACGGCAGATTGCCTTATCAGAGATAGGCTACGAAGGGCAGCTTAAGCTTAAAGGGTCAAGCGTCTGCGTCGCCGGATTGGGCGGCCTAGGTTCTCCAACCGCCCTACAATTAGCTGCAATAGGCGTTGGGCATATACGTCTAATTGATCAGGATGTTGTGGAGCTCTCAAATCTACATAGGCAACTGCTTTATGGCGCAAAAAATATCGGGTATCCTAAGGTTGAGATCGCCGCCAAGAGATTAAAGGAATTAAACCCTAATGTAGAAGTTGAACCAATACCCGCATCGATTAGCGCTGAGAATGCGGAAGAAAATATTAGGGGCGTAGATGTCGTTGTTGATGGACTTGACAGAATGGCCCCGCGATACGCGATAAATAGGGCTTGCCAGAGGCTTGGCATACCCTATGTATTCGCGGCTGCCATAATGACTTTTGGCAACGTCACAACGATCATACCCGGCGAAACCCCGTGTCTTGAGTGCTTTCAAGGTAACATCAGAGACGAGACGTTACCTATGTGCGCTACCGTGGGTGTTCACACATCCTTGTTAAGCGTGATATCAGGCATAGAGGTTTCCGAAGCTATCAGAATAATTCTTGGCAAAAAGCCCCGTTTAGCCGGCAAACTGCTTTACTGTGATATTGGGGATTTATCCTTTGAAGAAATAGAGATACGTAGAGTTGATAGCTGCCCGGTATGCGGTTTAAACCCATCGGGTTCACCAATGCCTCTAGAGAGAAAATTGATATCTGAAGGGCATCCTAGACAGGGACGAAGGGTCTTCAGAATAACTCCTAGGGATAATCTTAACCTCGACTTAGATAGGCTTGCGACGATAGTTAGCGAGCGCGGCCTTAAGGTCAAGGTGAAGGCTGAGCTCGGAATAACCTTCTTTAATGAGTTTGGGGGCATAACGAGTGTTTTAAAGAGTGGGGTAACCATAATTGAGGGGGCAAAAAATGGTGAGGAAGCCTACAAATCATTCTTAGATTTAATGGTTGGTGAATTGGGGATATCAGTTCAAAGAATAATATGA
- a CDS encoding DUF5752 family protein translates to MADICLIFEVHQPLRLNRSFNMELLSRGNVSISDLYKIYFDEKTNKEIFLRICERCYLPASKIILEQINKFRGGRNEFKVSFSFSGVFLEQCEMWSPGPGLLDIFKRMVETGCVELLCQTYYHSLSSLNTVDRSEFPEQVEMHRETIKKLFNYTPETFENTECIYNNEIAEKVEKLGFKAIVTEGADRILGWRAPNFVYKAKGSSIKVLLRNYRLSDDIGFRFASTKWDQWPLTADKYASWLAHTPGQVIVLFLDYETFGEHYWAESGILEFLRWLPTEVCRWGNLRWVTPSEAIEKHAPCDMIDVPPEKTISWADAERDTSAWLSNPQQQISFSLLNEIGLLVKGLNDSDLLRIWRYLQISDHFYYMYTKGGESGIVHDSFNPYGNPIEAFITYMGVLLDFEARCKAEVSKPEFKHVQLLRRVPAGREFRFFYMFASPTDIIAGSLQEFYDALKKVSAESIDFHMRRGDFEKWIANVIGDAELAAKIEKLPRIWEDKEDLRRALVTLLEERIKELKGKHAKTVAK, encoded by the coding sequence ATGGCTGATATATGTCTTATCTTCGAGGTTCATCAACCTTTAAGGTTAAATCGCAGCTTTAACATGGAACTTCTCTCCAGAGGGAACGTTAGCATAAGCGATCTTTACAAAATATACTTTGATGAAAAAACCAACAAAGAAATTTTTCTAAGGATCTGCGAGAGATGCTATCTTCCAGCGAGTAAGATAATATTGGAGCAGATAAATAAATTTAGAGGGGGGCGAAACGAATTTAAAGTCTCATTTAGCTTCTCCGGGGTTTTTCTTGAGCAATGTGAAATGTGGAGCCCTGGCCCTGGTCTTCTCGATATATTTAAGCGGATGGTTGAGACAGGGTGCGTTGAACTGCTTTGCCAAACATATTATCACTCTCTTTCTAGCCTAAACACTGTCGATCGCTCAGAGTTCCCAGAACAAGTTGAGATGCACCGTGAGACTATAAAGAAGTTGTTTAACTATACACCGGAGACTTTTGAGAATACCGAGTGCATATATAACAATGAGATCGCGGAAAAAGTCGAGAAGCTTGGGTTTAAGGCGATAGTGACTGAAGGCGCCGATAGGATACTCGGCTGGAGGGCGCCGAACTTCGTCTATAAGGCTAAGGGCTCCTCCATCAAAGTCTTATTACGTAACTATAGGCTTTCCGATGATATAGGTTTTCGCTTCGCCTCAACCAAGTGGGATCAATGGCCCCTTACGGCAGATAAATATGCGTCTTGGCTGGCACATACGCCTGGTCAAGTCATAGTCCTATTTTTAGATTATGAAACCTTCGGCGAGCATTATTGGGCCGAGAGCGGTATACTTGAATTTTTAAGATGGCTGCCTACTGAGGTTTGCAGGTGGGGAAATCTGCGTTGGGTAACGCCCTCTGAAGCTATTGAAAAACATGCTCCATGTGACATGATAGATGTTCCGCCGGAGAAGACGATTTCATGGGCTGATGCTGAACGTGACACCAGCGCTTGGCTAAGTAACCCGCAACAGCAGATATCATTCAGCCTGCTTAATGAAATCGGCTTATTAGTTAAAGGGTTGAATGATAGCGACTTACTAAGGATCTGGCGCTACTTACAGATAAGCGATCACTTCTATTACATGTACACTAAAGGCGGCGAATCCGGCATAGTCCATGACTCGTTTAACCCTTACGGAAACCCTATTGAGGCCTTCATAACATATATGGGCGTGCTACTCGACTTTGAAGCCAGATGCAAAGCTGAGGTCAGTAAACCGGAATTTAAACATGTGCAGTTATTGAGACGTGTACCAGCTGGCAGAGAATTTAGGTTCTTCTATATGTTTGCTTCTCCCACGGACATAATTGCTGGCAGCCTTCAAGAGTTTTATGATGCCCTTAAAAAAGTGAGCGCTGAATCAATAGATTTTCATATGAGGCGAGGAGATTTTGAAAAGTGGATCGCCAACGTGATAGGTGATGCGGAGTTAGCTGCAAAGATAGAGAAACTGCCAAGAATTTGGGAAGATAAGGAAGATCTTCGGCGCGCATTAGTAACCCTCCTTGAAGAAAGAATAAAGGAGTTGAAAGGAAAACATGCGAAGACAGTTGCTAAGTAA
- a CDS encoding Lrp/AsnC ligand binding domain-containing protein has translation MIAFVFIKVEVDQVSKVASQIMKIEGVEEAHEVAGDIDIIAKVSARNIDDLSKIIFRIRGINGVQGTDTRIVLASYPR, from the coding sequence TTGATAGCTTTCGTATTTATTAAGGTCGAGGTTGATCAAGTCTCTAAGGTCGCTTCTCAGATAATGAAGATTGAGGGCGTTGAAGAAGCACATGAAGTTGCGGGGGATATCGACATAATAGCGAAAGTTTCGGCACGCAACATAGATGATTTAAGTAAAATAATATTTAGGATTAGGGGGATTAACGGGGTTCAAGGCACAGATACGAGAATTGTTCTAGCAAGCTACCCTAGGTGA
- a CDS encoding glycosyltransferase family 4 protein, with product MEIAFFVYEFPPYIVGGLGTYAEYLTRELVKMGHDVTVFAMHTRDAPTRDIYGGVEVHRPIVENMNISLLLPMFIPEEIQRWTESGKKFFGDIFLYNILSASKLVNDLVRMERRKVDLIVSHDWLGSIGGILASRGLGKPFVFHVHSTEQGRTGDGSDTIKRLERLAADFAERIITVSYAMRDHLVSLGYDEKKIRVVYNGIDAEKYAPENVSPEERLSLRKSLGIAEDEFMILFIGRLTWVKGADTLILAMPEILSRVPKAKLVIVGVGEQEELLKEEVARLNLYDKVILKYEFLPEDMRIKFYAAADVCVFPSKYEPFGIVCTEAMSMGKPVVVGARGVSGLREQVVPSGPNQCGFHINPYDPSDIAKFVSILLESDELRKKCGINARKRVLEMFTWKTVAENTIRIYKEVAQ from the coding sequence ATGGAGATAGCCTTCTTCGTATACGAGTTTCCGCCCTACATCGTTGGCGGGCTTGGGACGTACGCTGAATACTTAACGAGAGAGCTTGTTAAAATGGGGCATGACGTGACTGTTTTCGCAATGCATACTAGGGATGCTCCGACAAGAGACATATATGGCGGTGTTGAAGTACATCGCCCGATAGTTGAAAACATGAATATCAGCCTGCTGTTACCCATGTTTATACCTGAAGAAATACAGCGTTGGACGGAGAGCGGCAAAAAATTCTTTGGGGACATCTTCCTCTACAACATACTTTCAGCGAGCAAGCTAGTGAACGATTTAGTCAGAATGGAGAGAAGAAAAGTTGATTTAATTGTTTCACATGACTGGTTGGGTTCAATAGGTGGAATATTAGCCAGCAGGGGACTAGGTAAACCATTTGTTTTCCATGTACATAGCACAGAGCAAGGGCGAACTGGCGATGGTTCGGATACTATTAAGCGTTTAGAGCGCCTAGCAGCCGATTTTGCTGAGAGAATTATAACCGTAAGCTATGCTATGAGAGATCATCTTGTGAGCTTAGGTTACGACGAGAAGAAGATTCGGGTAGTCTACAATGGAATAGACGCTGAAAAATATGCGCCTGAAAACGTTTCTCCAGAAGAAAGGCTATCCCTGCGGAAGAGTCTAGGCATAGCTGAAGATGAATTCATGATACTTTTTATAGGTAGGCTAACCTGGGTTAAAGGCGCGGACACTTTAATACTCGCCATGCCGGAGATTTTGAGCAGAGTGCCTAAGGCAAAGCTAGTTATAGTTGGTGTTGGGGAGCAAGAGGAGCTGCTGAAGGAGGAAGTTGCTAGACTTAACTTATATGATAAAGTAATCCTGAAATACGAGTTTCTGCCCGAGGATATGAGGATAAAGTTTTATGCTGCGGCTGACGTATGCGTCTTTCCATCCAAATATGAGCCGTTCGGCATAGTATGCACTGAAGCTATGAGTATGGGTAAACCTGTAGTTGTCGGCGCTAGAGGTGTAAGCGGCTTAAGGGAGCAGGTTGTCCCCTCTGGTCCGAATCAATGCGGTTTCCACATTAACCCCTATGATCCAAGCGACATAGCTAAATTTGTGTCGATTCTCTTAGAGAGCGACGAGTTAAGGAAGAAGTGCGGCATCAATGCTAGGAAAAGAGTTTTAGAGATGTTTACATGGAAAACTGTCGCGGAAAACACCATCAGAATATACAAGGAGGTTGCTCAGTGA
- a CDS encoding glycosyltransferase family 4 protein has product MLSWEYPPRIVGGISRHCHGLARALTKMGHSVHLITLDFPGAPYYEEEEGVKIHRTAIELGHPNFIVWVFLFNHFMEKKVAAIRKHEKFEIVHAHDWLVAPASISSKHYLNVPLISTIHSTEVGRSRGLHNPDSYLIDGIEWWLTYESKRIIVVSNSMKYEVKEHFRLPDEKIDVIPNAIDSSKYSVTVNRDEVKRRFGIDPSERIVLFIGRLVPQKGVEYLIMAAPKIIGQHPEARIVIVGDGWSKEYLLNLASSTGCQHKITFLGFLSDQELIELTLSSDVLVVPSVYEPFGIVALEGMAAGVPVVASNTGGLSEIIEHDKTGFLAFRENPDSIAWGVNKILSDPGYASWLTQNAKRKINEVYSWDAVARRTVETYEKALKE; this is encoded by the coding sequence ATGCTCAGCTGGGAATATCCCCCTAGAATAGTTGGCGGAATATCTAGACACTGCCATGGTTTAGCAAGAGCTCTTACAAAAATGGGGCATTCAGTACACTTGATCACATTAGATTTTCCCGGAGCACCATATTACGAAGAGGAAGAGGGCGTGAAGATACATAGAACTGCCATAGAATTAGGGCATCCAAACTTTATTGTCTGGGTCTTCCTCTTTAACCATTTTATGGAGAAAAAAGTTGCTGCGATAAGAAAACATGAAAAGTTTGAAATAGTCCACGCTCACGATTGGCTTGTGGCTCCCGCCAGCATATCATCAAAACATTATTTGAACGTGCCGCTTATCTCAACCATACACAGCACTGAGGTCGGCAGGTCGCGTGGTCTTCACAACCCGGATTCCTACCTGATTGATGGAATAGAATGGTGGCTGACCTACGAGTCAAAGAGAATTATTGTCGTGAGCAACTCTATGAAGTATGAGGTTAAAGAGCATTTCCGCCTCCCGGATGAAAAAATTGATGTTATTCCCAACGCTATTGACTCGTCAAAGTACAGTGTTACGGTTAACCGTGATGAGGTGAAAAGGCGTTTCGGTATAGATCCATCTGAGAGAATAGTTCTTTTTATTGGAAGGCTTGTTCCGCAGAAGGGTGTAGAATACTTAATTATGGCTGCACCAAAAATAATTGGCCAGCATCCTGAGGCCAGAATAGTTATAGTTGGAGATGGTTGGTCGAAGGAGTATCTGCTGAATTTAGCGTCTTCAACTGGATGCCAGCATAAAATAACATTCCTAGGATTCTTATCAGACCAGGAATTAATTGAGTTAACTCTAAGTTCAGACGTTCTTGTTGTTCCGTCTGTTTATGAGCCGTTCGGCATAGTCGCCCTAGAGGGAATGGCGGCCGGAGTGCCAGTTGTAGCGAGCAATACTGGTGGTCTGTCTGAGATAATTGAGCATGATAAAACTGGTTTCTTAGCCTTTAGGGAGAACCCGGATTCGATAGCTTGGGGGGTCAACAAGATACTCTCTGATCCAGGTTATGCGTCGTGGCTTACGCAAAATGCTAAAAGGAAGATCAATGAAGTATATAGCTGGGATGCAGTGGCGAGGAGAACTGTTGAAACATATGAGAAGGCTCTTAAGGAGTGA
- a CDS encoding alpha-L-fucosidase C-terminal domain-containing protein: protein MLLDVGEWLKINGGAIYGSRPWTVYGEGPTKVIGGEFKEEASERFTGKDIRFTSQGDTLFAILLNWPGGEAEIKSLSTMLTLYPYEIGSVEMLGVEEPLQWTRNEDGLRVKMPERKPCEHAYTLKINRFKGRKEH from the coding sequence ATTCTCCTAGATGTTGGGGAATGGCTTAAAATTAATGGTGGAGCAATTTACGGCTCAAGACCATGGACAGTCTATGGGGAAGGACCCACAAAGGTTATTGGAGGAGAGTTTAAAGAGGAAGCCAGTGAGCGGTTTACTGGCAAAGATATACGCTTCACATCACAGGGCGATACGCTCTTCGCAATACTTCTAAACTGGCCGGGCGGCGAAGCGGAAATTAAGTCGCTTAGCACCATGTTAACGCTATATCCTTATGAAATTGGAAGCGTCGAAATGCTAGGCGTAGAAGAACCGTTGCAGTGGACCCGCAACGAGGATGGGCTGAGAGTAAAAATGCCTGAAAGAAAACCTTGTGAGCATGCTTACACACTAAAGATAAATAGGTTTAAGGGGAGAAAGGAGCATTAA